One stretch of Syntrophorhabdaceae bacterium DNA includes these proteins:
- a CDS encoding 4Fe-4S dicluster domain-containing protein, protein MTEYRGKDEISIAINSFFRANPLVVLSYILSAKTFIFILIPGVLMMVFTALLGRFFCGWICPLGTIIDFFTSKIKKSAPLRFLKTKLKYYILLTLLTCALFNINITGIFDPIAILVRALTFFFYPLFGWTIKSGWSGLYGILGDKRDYLDFFYRFLSSYVLPFRETFYPLAFISLGFLFFIIILERYETRNWCRNLCPLGTLLGILGRFSIFRRIPGRLCNDCGNCKNVCPTGFDKDVLQKQDCILCMDCRLKCQLNRIRFSLKDKGIKTSQKQEPLPIFERRIFLTGIISGFALSKIFAFTIPKNKERLIRPPGVKGEEDFLKRCVRCGECMKVCLKNALYPLGFQNGVYGLFTPVVIPRLGYCEYNCNLCGQVCPTGAIPNLPLQLKKNSIIGLAIIDKNHCLPYAKKINCIVCEEHCPIPEKAIRFQEETEKDYKGRLVRLKKPYIVEELCIGCGICENKCPLDGKSAIEVFSKRKR, encoded by the coding sequence ATGACAGAATATAGGGGTAAGGATGAGATATCTATTGCCATAAATAGCTTTTTCAGGGCAAATCCCCTTGTGGTGTTGAGCTATATCCTTTCGGCAAAGACATTTATCTTTATACTCATCCCAGGTGTTTTAATGATGGTCTTTACTGCCCTTTTGGGCAGATTTTTTTGCGGCTGGATATGTCCCCTGGGGACAATCATTGATTTCTTCACATCAAAGATAAAGAAGTCAGCACCTCTAAGATTCCTCAAGACAAAACTCAAATATTACATACTTTTGACACTCCTTACATGTGCGCTCTTTAATATAAATATAACAGGCATATTTGACCCTATTGCAATCCTTGTGAGGGCGCTTACATTTTTTTTCTACCCTTTATTTGGCTGGACCATCAAGTCTGGTTGGTCAGGGCTATATGGTATTTTAGGTGACAAGAGGGATTATCTGGATTTTTTCTACAGGTTTTTAAGTAGTTATGTCCTTCCCTTCAGAGAGACATTCTATCCCCTTGCCTTTATTTCTCTGGGGTTTCTTTTTTTTATAATAATCCTTGAGAGATACGAGACAAGGAATTGGTGCAGAAACCTCTGTCCTTTAGGCACACTCTTGGGTATTTTAGGAAGGTTTTCCATATTCAGGAGGATACCGGGTAGGCTGTGTAATGACTGCGGTAACTGCAAAAATGTTTGCCCTACTGGATTTGATAAAGATGTGTTACAAAAACAGGATTGTATCCTCTGCATGGATTGTCGCCTTAAATGTCAGCTTAACAGGATAAGGTTTTCATTAAAAGACAAAGGCATAAAGACAAGCCAAAAACAAGAACCTTTGCCTATATTTGAAAGAAGGATATTTTTAACAGGTATCATTTCAGGCTTTGCTTTGTCTAAGATATTTGCTTTTACAATACCGAAGAATAAAGAGAGGCTCATAAGACCACCGGGCGTAAAAGGTGAAGAGGATTTTTTAAAAAGATGTGTTCGATGTGGTGAGTGTATGAAGGTGTGTCTAAAAAATGCCCTATACCCTTTAGGCTTTCAGAACGGCGTATATGGTCTTTTTACTCCTGTTGTTATTCCCAGGCTGGGTTACTGTGAATATAACTGTAATCTGTGCGGACAGGTATGCCCTACAGGTGCCATTCCTAATTTACCTCTTCAATTGAAAAAAAACAGTATTATAGGGCTTGCTATAATAGATAAAAATCACTGTCTACCTTATGCAAAGAAGATCAACTGTATAGTATGCGAAGAACATTGCCCAATCCCTGAAAAGGCCATAAGATTCCAGGAAGAGACAGAGAAGGACTATAAAGGAAGGTTGGTAAGGCTAAAAAAACCGTATATCGTGGAGGAACTCTGCATAGGTTGCGGTATATGCGAGAATAAGTGCCCCCTTGATGGAAAATCAGCCATAGAGGTGTTTTCAAAAAGGAAAAGATAG
- a CDS encoding DUF167 domain-containing protein, with product MNIEVRVITNAKKREIKKEDDHFKVKLVSAPIEGKANKELIEFLSESFGIKRSEVKIIKGEKDKTKIISLPDIKI from the coding sequence ATGAATATAGAGGTGAGGGTCATAACAAATGCAAAAAAGAGGGAGATTAAAAAAGAAGATGACCATTTTAAGGTAAAGCTTGTCTCCGCACCTATTGAAGGCAAGGCAAATAAAGAACTCATAGAATTTTTATCAGAGTCCTTTGGTATCAAGAGGTCTGAGGTAAAGATCATAAAGGGCGAGAAGGATAAGACAAAGATTATCTCTCTGCCGGACATTAAGATATAG
- a CDS encoding sugar phosphate isomerase/epimerase family protein, giving the protein MDVFINVPYRMVSKNLKRIIELEVGAEIYTDNNLLEDISMDDVKNLGKALLDMGIECTVHGPYMDLSPGGYDRAVKRVTIDKIKKAVEVAHSLNAKAVVCHPGYDRWRFDGNEQLWLVSSIETWSEVLSEAGRDMEIILENIFEETPSTFLELFGYFKDKNLYFCFDTGHFNLFSKLPLEEWLVPLKKWIREIHIHDNNGRADDHLPLGAGTFPFRELKAFILHTDRIRFTSEFHSEAHAIESIKNLKEFLR; this is encoded by the coding sequence CTTAAAGAGGATAATAGAGCTTGAGGTAGGAGCAGAAATCTATACAGATAATAACCTCCTGGAGGACATAAGCATGGATGATGTAAAAAATCTTGGCAAGGCCCTCCTGGATATGGGGATTGAATGCACTGTCCATGGACCTTATATGGATTTGAGTCCAGGTGGTTATGACAGGGCAGTAAAAAGGGTAACCATAGATAAGATAAAGAAGGCAGTGGAGGTAGCACATAGCCTCAATGCAAAGGCGGTTGTATGTCATCCTGGATATGATAGATGGCGTTTTGATGGCAATGAACAATTGTGGCTTGTTAGTAGCATTGAGACCTGGAGTGAGGTGCTCTCTGAGGCAGGCAGGGACATGGAAATTATACTGGAGAACATCTTTGAGGAGACACCATCAACCTTTTTGGAGCTCTTTGGTTATTTTAAGGATAAAAATCTCTATTTCTGTTTTGACACAGGTCATTTCAATCTATTTTCTAAGCTTCCCTTGGAAGAATGGCTTGTTCCATTAAAGAAATGGATAAGGGAGATACATATCCACGATAATAATGGCAGGGCAGATGACCATCTCCCTCTGGGTGCAGGGACATTTCCTTTTAGAGAGCTCAAGGCATTTATTCTACATACAGATAGAATAAGGTTTACATCAGAATTTCACAGTGAGGCGCATGCCATAGAGAGTATAAAAAACCTCAAAGAATTTTTGAGATAG
- a CDS encoding coproporphyrinogen III oxidase family protein, whose amino-acid sequence MIIEKIITHIARKKNSDYLRFTPADRIPVPYRDSNMPTLLYIHIPFCEELCPYCSFNRVVFREDLARQYFDALRKEMIIYKDLNYDFEALYAGGGTPTVLIDELHKTLDMARNLFHLKEISVETNPNHLTPANIKRLKDMEVNRLSVGVQSFDDGLLKKIERYHKYGSGAEIKERLRYTQGNFDTLNVDMIFNFPNQTMDILESDLNTLIELNVDQITYYPLMVSTSTLSIMKKKLGDVDYERGNQMYLKILEMLTEKYTASTAWCFSKNTSLIDEYVVNFDEYAGAGSGSIGYLNGCAYANTFDINLYISQINKGILPVMAKREFTIKERLSYDFLMKLFGLRIDIERFHEKNKVNIYRYLLAEIIFFYLTGALKRQGNIFYLTKKGQYYWVIMMREFFIGVNNFRDYCRSMLNIS is encoded by the coding sequence ATGATTATAGAAAAGATAATAACCCATATTGCCCGCAAAAAGAATTCCGATTATTTGAGATTTACCCCTGCAGATAGGATACCTGTCCCATACAGGGATAGCAATATGCCAACCCTTTTGTATATCCATATACCTTTTTGTGAAGAGCTATGCCCGTATTGTTCATTTAATAGAGTGGTCTTTAGAGAGGACCTGGCAAGGCAGTATTTTGATGCCTTAAGAAAGGAGATGATTATATATAAAGACCTTAATTACGATTTTGAAGCACTCTATGCAGGTGGTGGCACACCAACTGTGCTTATAGATGAGTTACATAAAACACTGGACATGGCCAGGAATTTATTCCATCTAAAAGAGATATCTGTAGAAACAAATCCCAATCATCTCACGCCAGCTAACATTAAAAGGCTAAAGGATATGGAGGTAAATAGATTATCCGTTGGCGTTCAGAGTTTCGACGATGGGCTCTTAAAGAAAATCGAACGTTATCACAAATACGGTAGCGGTGCAGAGATAAAAGAGAGATTAAGGTATACCCAAGGCAACTTTGATACCCTCAACGTAGACATGATATTTAATTTTCCTAATCAAACTATGGATATCCTTGAATCAGACCTAAATACCCTTATAGAACTGAATGTAGACCAGATAACATATTATCCCCTCATGGTCTCGACATCTACCTTGTCTATCATGAAAAAGAAATTAGGTGATGTGGATTATGAAAGGGGTAATCAAATGTATCTTAAGATACTGGAGATGCTCACTGAAAAATATACTGCCTCGACTGCATGGTGTTTTTCCAAAAACACATCCCTTATCGATGAGTATGTGGTAAATTTCGACGAGTATGCAGGAGCAGGTAGCGGTTCAATAGGCTATCTGAACGGATGTGCCTATGCTAATACATTCGACATCAATCTATATATATCCCAGATAAATAAGGGTATACTACCTGTGATGGCAAAAAGGGAATTTACTATAAAAGAACGATTGAGTTATGATTTCCTTATGAAACTCTTTGGTTTAAGGATTGATATAGAAAGATTTCATGAAAAAAATAAGGTGAACATATATAGGTATCTACTGGCAGAGATAATATTTTTTTACCTCACAGGTGCATTAAAAAGACAGGGTAATATATTTTATCTTACAAAAAAAGGTCAATATTACTGGGTTATCATGATGAGAGAATTTTTTATCGGAGTAAACAATTTCAGGGATTATTGCCGCTCTATGCTTAATATTTCATAG
- a CDS encoding thioredoxin domain-containing protein: MNEKGRRVLLSRMAIISIFLTIFCLVSIPDHSTGEVNNSLLTTFGEGKITVRLYADYFCGPCSYLEPRLEGIVERLVKKNLINITFIDVPFSKHSSLYIRHFLYALNEKKTLEYAFKTRTILFNAAREKITEPSNLEAYLSKNGIKIKPFDPKHVYETFERYLNKEDNINATPSCVIFRGDKKETYKGASDIIKALEGLE; the protein is encoded by the coding sequence ATGAACGAGAAAGGTAGACGTGTTTTATTATCCCGAATGGCCATTATATCCATCTTTCTTACGATTTTTTGTCTTGTGAGTATACCTGACCATTCCACTGGAGAGGTTAATAACAGCCTTCTTACAACCTTTGGAGAAGGAAAAATAACAGTGAGATTATATGCAGATTATTTCTGCGGCCCGTGCAGTTATTTAGAGCCAAGGTTAGAAGGGATAGTGGAGAGACTTGTAAAGAAGAATTTAATAAACATTACCTTCATAGATGTGCCTTTCAGTAAACATTCCTCCTTATATATAAGACATTTTCTATACGCCCTTAATGAAAAAAAGACCCTTGAATATGCCTTTAAGACAAGGACTATTCTTTTCAATGCCGCCAGGGAGAAGATAACAGAGCCCTCTAACCTTGAGGCGTATCTCAGTAAAAATGGTATTAAAATCAAACCCTTTGATCCAAAACATGTTTACGAAACCTTTGAGAGATATTTAAACAAAGAGGATAATATAAATGCAACACCGTCATGTGTAATCTTTAGAGGAGACAAGAAAGAGACCTATAAAGGGGCAAGTGACATCATAAAGGCCCTTGAGGGCCTCGAATAG